The following is a genomic window from Nisaea sediminum.
CCGCCGCCCGTTCTCGCTGTCGAACCGGCTCGCGGGCTGCGGGACGCTGGCGCCGCTCCATTCCTCGAGCAGCCCGGCGAAACCGCTTTCCGGCTCCAGCAGACTGTCCGGGAAAAGCAGCTCGCTCGGCCCGATTCGTGCCAGCGCCGCACCGAGCCCGGCGGCGGTCACCGGCTGGGCGTGGAAATCGCCCGTCGAGACGTCGATCCAGGCAACGCCGAAACCCTCATGCGCCTTCGCCAGCGCCGCCAGATAGTTGTTGCTGCGGGCATCGAGCAGCGCGTCCTCGGTGATGGTTCCGGGCGTCACCACCCGGACGACCTCACGTCGCACAACCGACTTGGAACCGCGTTTCTTGGCCTCGGCGGGATCCTCGGTCTGCTCGCAGATCGCGACGCGGTAGCCCTTGCGGATCAGGCGGGCGAGATAACCTTCGGCGGAGTGATGCGGCACGCCGCACATCGGGATCGGCTCGCCACCATGCTGGCCTCGTTTCGTTAGCGTAATATCTAACGCCGCCGCCGCCTGTTCCGCATCCTCGAAGAAGAGCTCGTAGAAATCCCCCATGCGGTAGAACAGCAGGGCATCGGGATGCTGGTCCTTGACCTCGAAATACTGCTGGAACATCGGCGTCGCTTCCGCCCGGTCGCGGGAGGAGGCGGGGGCTTCGGCGGGTTTGCTGTCGGAAGGCGAAATCGTGTTCACGGCCGGAATGTCACTCGTGTCCCAGGAGCATCGATGCGCGCGGCACGGGCCGCGACAAAAACGGCGGGGACCTTAGCATGAGGGCGGCGGCCACTTCCAATGCGGAGAAACGGGCATCGCAGGCAAACGGGTCAGGTCGGAAGCGAAAGTGGATTTCGATTCCGGGATATGAAATTGCCCCTGCCGCCGGTCCCGCCTATCGTGAGCTAATCCGGTTTCAATGTATTCAACGAAGCGGCACGGACGGCCCGATCCGACGCGCGTTCTGTCGGGCCAACAAGAGTTCTCAGGGAGAGAAACGTCATGGATGATGCGAAGCGCATGCTTGAGGCGGAGGCACTGGAATTCCATGCCTCGGGGCGTCCCGGCAAGCTGGAAGTCGCCGCCACCAAGAATCTGACCACCCAGCGCGAGCTCGCCCTCGCCTATTCGCCCGGCGTCGCCTATCCCTGCCTCGCCATCGAGAAGGACGAGAGCAAGGCCTACGAATATACCGCCAAAGGCAATATCGTCGCGGTGATCTCGAACGGCACCGCCGTGCTCGGCCTCGGCGATATCGGCGCGCAAGCAGCCAAGCCGGTGATGGAGGGCAAGTCCGTCCTCTTCAAGCGCTTTGCCGATGTCGACGGCTTCGATCTCGAGGTCGATACTAAGGATGTCGACGAGTTCGTCAACTGCGTGCGCTTCCTCGGCAAGACCTATGGCGGGATCAATCTCGAGGACATCAAGGCGCCGGACTGCTTCATCATCGAGCAGCGCCTGAAGGAACTCATGGACATCCCGGTGTTCCATGACGACCAGCACGGCACCGCCATCATCACCTCCGCCGGCATGATCAACGCACTCGACCTGACCGGGCGCTCGCTGGAAACCGCAAAGATGGTGGTGAACGGCGCCGGCTCCGCCGCGATCGCCTGCGTCGAGCTGCTGAAGAGCATGGGCATGAAGGACGAGAACGTCATCATGTGCGACAGCAAGGGCGTGATCTATCAGGGCCGCGATGCGGGCATGAACCAGTGGAAATCCAAACACGCCGTCGACACGCCGCTGCGAACCCTCGCGGAAGCGGTCGAGGGCGCGGATATTTTCTGCGGTCTCTCCGCCAAGGGTGCGATGACGCAGGACATGGTGAAGTCCATGGCCGCCCGGCCGATCATCTTCGCCATGGCCAATCCGGACCCGGAAATCACCCCGGAAGACGTCGCTGCGGTGCGCCCGGACGCGATCGTCGCCACCGGCCGGTCGGACTATCCGAACCAGGTGAACAATGTTCTGGGCTTCCCCTACATCTTCCGCGGCGCGCTGGACGTCCGGGCGAGCGAGATCAATGACGCGATGAAGATCGCGGCCGCCAACGCGCTGGCGGAACTGGCCCGCGAGGACGTGCCGGACGAGGTCGGCAAGGCCTACGGCAAGACCCTGCATTACGGCGAGGGCTACCTCATTCCGGCGCCGTTCGATCCGCGCCTGATCGTGAGGGTCTCCTCGGCCGTCGCCCAGGCGGCGATGGATACCGGCGTCGCCCGCAAGCCGATCAAGGACATGAACGCCTACAGGGCCCAGCTCGGCGCCCGGCTGGACCCGACCTCCTCCAGCCTGCAGGTCATCTTCGACCGGATCCGCGCCAACCCGCGCCGGGTCGTCTTCGCCGAGGGCGAGGAGGAGCGGGTGATCCGGGCCGCCGTCGCCTTCCGCAACGGCGGCTACGGCACGCCGGTGCTGATCGGCCGGGAGGAAGTGATCAAGGAGCAGGTCGCACGGCTCGGCGTGAAGGGCGCCGAGACCCTCGAGGTCCACAATGCCCGGCTTTCCGAGCACAACGCGGCCTACACCGAAATGCTCTACAAGCGCCTGCAGCGGAAGGGCCATATCCACCGCGACTGCCAGCGCATGGTGAACCAGGACCGCAACGTCTTCGGAGCCTGCATGGTCGCCGCCGGCCATGCGGAGGCGATGGTCACCGGACTGACCCGCAATTTCGGCGTGACCCACGAATACGTCACCCGTGTGCTCGACCCGAAGCCGGGGCAGCGCGTGATGACCTATTCCATTGTGGTCGCGCGCGGCCGGACGATCTTCATCAGCGACACCAACGTCAACGAGCTGCCGAGCGCCGAGGAACTCGCGGACATCGCGATCCAGACCGCCGAGCACGCCCGCGCCTTCGGCCACACCCCGCGGGTCGCGCTGCTCTCCTTCTCCAATTTCGGCTATCCGCCGCGCGAGAAGGCGGTTCGCATCCGGGACGCGGTCAAGGTGCTCGACGAGCGCGGGGTCGATTTCGAATATGACGGCGAAATGTCCGCAGACATTGCGCTCGACCACGATCTGATGAAGCGGAACTACCCGTTCTGCCGCCTCACCGGACCGGCCAACGTGCTGGTCATGCCGGCGCTGCATTCGGCCAACATCACCTACAAGATGCTGCAGGCCCTCGGCGGCGCGGCGATCATCGGTCCGATGCTGGTCGGCCTGGAGAAGCCTGTTCAGATCGTGCAGATGAGCGCCACCGTAACCGATCTGGTGAACGCGGCGGCGATCGCCGCACATGACGCCCTGACCGACTAGACCGATCCGCGATTGGTCCGGACGGCGCGTTTCCGGAAGCTGGGAGTGCGCCGTTCTTTCTGTATTTTGTCGGTTTTTCGGCTCCCGGATGTGTTTTACGGACGGTATGATAGAAATCGTCACACTCCAGGAGCTACAGATCCCGGTCATGTGAGCCGCCGAGCCCCGGCCCCGAGAAACCGTCCATAGACCGAAAGACCATGAGCGAACAGCCGAGCGATACGCAGTCCGGTACGACGAACGACCTTCCCGTCGCGCTACCGGTCTGGGACGTGTTCCGCGGCGGCCTCGTCGTGTCGCTGCCGGCGGCGATCGCGCTGGGTGCCATCGCGGCGCTCGATGCGGTCGAGCCGCTCCACGCGGCCGGTGCGTGGTGTCTGTCCCTTCTGATCGCCATGGCGATCGTGCGCCGGCATTACAGCCTGCTCGACGCCGTCAAGCGGCACATCCAGCGCCGCGCCGGATCGAACGCGCCGGAAAGGGCCTCTAAAGCGGGCGACGTACTCTCGAACATCGCCGAGGGGATCGGAGAGACCGCGGAGCTGGCTTCGGCGCTGACCCGGCTCTTCCGCGCGATCGCCGACCGCCGCAACCAGCTTCAGGCACTGAACGAGCGACATGTCTCGATCATCGACAATATTCCCGATCCCCTTCTCTTCCTCAATCAGAAGGGCAGGGTGCAGAGCATGAACAGAGCGGCGCGCGAGCAGTTCGGTGGCCGCATCATGGGCCGCGAACTGTCCCAGGTGGCCCGCGACCCGGCCTTGCTCGAGGCCGGCAACGCCGTGCTGGCGCATGGCGGCTTCCGAACCGTGGAGATTTCCCTCTCTGATCCGGTGATCCGGGTCTTCAATGTCCGCATCGAGGCGCTTCCCGGCGAAGAGGAGGAGCAGCGCTCGGCCCTGGTGATCTTCCGCGACCTGACCGAGATCCGGCGGATCGAGAGCATGCGCGTGGATTTCGTCGCCAATGTCAGCCACGAACTGCGCACACCGCTCGCCACGCTGCACGGCTTCATCGAAACCCTGCGCGGCCCGGCACGGGACGATCTCGAGGCACATGAGCGATTTCTCGAGATCATGGACCAGCAGACGAGCCGCATGACCCGTCTGGTCACGGATCTGCTGTCGCTCTCGCGCATCGAGGCGGCGGAACACACCGCTCCGGACCAGGAAGTGGCGCTGCGCCCGCTGGTCGAACATATCGCGGCGGCGACAGAGTTGAGCGCGGCCCGGCGCGGCATCCGCATAGCGCTGGATATCGACCAGGAGCTGCCGCCGCTCATCGCCAACAGCGACGAGATTTCCCAGGTTCTGCAGAATCTGGTCGAGAATGCGATCAAATACGGCCGCGAACAGAGCACGGTCACGGTTCGCGCCACTGTCGCCACCGACCTCCCCGCCTCGGTGTCGCTACAGGCCGAGGATATCGTCGCCATCAGCGTCATCGATCAGGGAGACGGTATTCCGCGCGAGCACATTCCACGCCTGACCGAACGCTTCTACCGCGTGGACACCGCCCGGTCGCGCGAAATGGGCGGCACCGGACTCGGTCTTGCCATCGTCAAGCATATCGTCAGCCGCCACCGGGGAGCGCTGACGATCGACAGCAAGGTCGGAAAAGGCAGCACTTTCACGGTCTTCCTTCCGTGCAGGGCGCCCGGCGTCATGAAACCGAAACATTTGGCCGCCGGCTGAAACAAAAGCTTCACATTTTCGTAGTAATACGGTCTCCGGACCAGCGTAGGAACGGGGCGTTCTGACATACACGGTGTCAGGTACGTCCGATCACACTCCTATGTCCCGGAGGCAAAATCGTGCTTAGGAATTCTCTTCTGAAGGCAATCCCGCTCGCCCTTGCCGGCGTTGTCGCCATTGCCGCGGCCGCGGAAGCCCGCGACCAGATCCGCATCGTCGGGTCCTCCACCGTTTTCCCGTTCTCCACGTCGGTTGCTGAAACCTTCGGCAAGACCAGCGGCTTCAAGACGCCGGTCGTCGAAAGCACCGGTTCCGGCGGCGGCCTGAAGCTGTTCTGCGCCGGCGTCGGCGTGCAGCATCCGGACATCACCAACGCGTCCCGCCGGATCAAGAAGTCCGAAGTCGAGACCTGCGCCAAGAACGGCGTTACCGACGTTGTCGAGGTCAAGATCGGCTTCGACGGCATCGTCATCGGCAATGCGAAAGACGGCGCCACGTTCAACGTGACCAAGCAGCAGCTCTTCCTGGCCCTCGCCGCTGAAGTTCCGGTCGACGGCAAGATCGTCAAGAACCCGTACAACAAGTGGTCCGACATCGATAAGTCCCTGCCGGATCAGGAAATCGAAGTGCTCGGCCCGCCGCCGACCTCCGGTACCCGCGACGCCTTCGTCGAACTCGCGATGCGCCCGGGCGCCAAGTCCTTCAAGATGCTGGCCGACATGCGCAAGGCCGACAAGAAGGCGTTCCGCAAGATTTCCGACTCCATGCGGGAAGACGGCAAGTTCATCGAAGCCGGTGAGAACGACAACCTGATCGTCCAGAAGCTGCAGGCCAATCCGGTTGCCATGGGCATCTTCGGCTTCAGCTTCCTCGACCAGAACAGCGACAAGATCAAAGGCGCTTCGGTTGCCGGCGTGCAGCCGACCTTCGACAACATCGCTGCCGGCGAATACGGCATCTCCCGCTCGCTGTACTTCTACGTGAAGTCGGCCCACATCGGTGTGGTTCCGGGCATCGAGGAATATGTTGCCGAATTCACCTCCGAGAAGGCCATCGGCGACGAAGGATACCTGACCGACAAGGGTCTGATCCCGCTGCCGCAGGCCGACCGCGAGAAATATCGCGCCGCGGCCGCGAACAAGACCAACCTGACCATGTAATCAGGTCTCGGGAGAGGCGGTTTGCCGCCTCTCCCCTGTCTTTATGGACCCGCATGGCGCCGGATCCATAAAGACAGCGCCATTTACGGCCCCGGACCGGTATCGGGGTCAAGTGAAGCACTCTCCGCCGGCGGGGCACAATGAACAGCTTTTTCCTTCTTCTCGTCGTCATCGGGCTCTCGGTGGCGGGCTATGCCGCCGGACGGGCCCGCTCCGTCCTCGCCGCTTCGGGCGATGTCCGCATCCTGCACTCCCTGCCGAGCTATTACGGCATGTTCGTCGCCCTCGGCTGCGGCCTGCCGGCGATCCTGCTCCTGGCGCTCTGGCTGATCATCCAGCCGCAGATCGTCGAGCACATGGTGATGGCCGGCCTCGATCCCTCGATCATGCCGCAGAACGCGGACGAGTATTCGCTGATGCTGACCGATATCCGCAATCTGGCCAGCGGCAACGCCGTCAGCCGGGAAGCGAGCCCGGCGATCATGGCCGCGATGGAACGTTACAAGTCGCTGCAGAATATCGGTTTCTGGGGCATGGGCGCCGGTGTTGTCTGCGTCGCCATGCTGGGTCTCGTCTGGGCCCGCTCCCAGGTAAGCCGCAATTTCCGGGCCCGGAATGCCGTGGAAGGCATCATCCGGGTTCTTCTGATCATCTGCTCGATGATCGCGATCCTGACGACCGTCGGCATCGTGCTGTCGCTGATCTTCGAGAGTCTCCGCTTCTTCGCCCGGGTCCCGTTCTTCGACTTCCTGTTCGGGATCCACTGGAGCCCGCAGACCGCGATCCGCGCCGAACAAGTCGGCGCCTCCGGCAGCTTCGGCGCCGTCCCGCTCTTTGCCGGCACCATGCTGATCACCCTGATCGCCATGCTGGTCGCCGGTCCGATCGGCCTGCTCTCGGCGATCTACATGGCGGAATATGCCAACCCGAAATTCCGCGCCGTCGCCAAGCCGATGCTGGAAATCCTCGCCGGCATCCCGACCGTGGTTTACGGCTTCTTCGCCGCGCTCACCGTCGCCCCGCTGATCCGCGGCTGGGGCGAGAGCATCGGACTCGATGTCGCCTCGGAAAGTGCGCTCGCGGCGGGCGTGGTCATGGGTATCATGATCATCCCCTTCGTCTCGTCGCTCTCCGACGACGTGATCAATTCGGTCCCGCAATCCCTGCGCGACGGCTCCTACGGGCTCGGCGCGACCAAGTCCGAGACGATCCGCCACGTGATCATCCCGGCCGCCCTGCCGGGTATCGTCGGCGCCTTTCTGCTCGCGGTTTCGCGGGCAATCGGCGAGACCATGATCGTCGTCATGGCCGCCGGCCTCGCCGCCAATCTGACGGCCAACCCGCTGGAAGCGGTCACCACGGTCACGGTGCAGATCGTCACTCTGTTGGTCGGCGACCAGGAATTCGACTCCGCCAAGACCCTCGCGGCCTTCGCCCTCGGTCTGGTGCTGTTCTTCGTCACCCTCGGCCTGAATGTGATCGCCCTCCGGGTGGTCCGGAAGTATCGGGAAAAATATGACTGACGCGATCATGAACTCGAAACCGGGTACCGCCGAGATCCGCCGGCCGACCGCGAGCGGCGAGCGCCTGAAGAAGCGCTACGCCGCCGAGCGGCGTTTCCGCCTGTACGGGCTGTGCAGCATTCTCGCCGCCGGCCTGATGCTGGTTTTCCTCGTCGGCAGCATTGCCGGCACCGGCTGGAGCGCGTTCCTGCAGACCTATGTGAAGCTCTCCATCACCTTCGATGCGGAATATCTCGATCCGGCAGGCACGGGCGATCCGGAGCAGCTTCAGAACGCCGACTACGGCGCGCTGATGAAAAAGAACCTGCGCGACAACTTCCCCGAGGTGACCGGCCGGAGCGACAAGCGCAAGCTCTATAATTTCGTCTCACCGAATGCCGGTTACGTGCTCCGGAACATGGTCATCGCCGATCCGTCCCTTGCCGGAAGGACTCTCGATCTCTGGGTCAAGGCCTCCGACGATGTCGACATGCTGGCCAAGGGATATGTCGACCGCGGCGAGGCGGAGGGCAACCGCCGCGTCAGCGATACGGAGCTCGGCTGGTACGACAAGCTCGATGGCGCGGACCGCGTGGAGACCCGGTTCAACACCGATTTCTTCGTCAACGCGGACAGCCGCGAGCCGGAAGAGGCCGGGATCCTCGGTGCCGTGACCGGATCGGCCCTGACGCTGTTGATCACACTGCTGCTGTCCTTCCCTGTCGGTGTCATGGCCGCGGTCTATCTCGAGGAATTCGCGCCGAAGAACAACTGGACCGACCTGATCGAGGTGAACATCAACAACCTCGCCGCGGTGCCGTCGATCGTCTTCGGCCTGCTCGGTCTCGCGATGTTCCTGAACTTCTTCGGCTTCCCGCGCTCCGCCCCGCTCGTCGGCGGCATGGTGCTGGCGCTGATGACGCTGCCGACCATCATCATCGCGGCGCGCTCGGCCCTGAAGGCGGTGCCGCCCTCGATCCGCGAGGCCGCGCTCGGCCTTGGCGCCTCCCCGCTGCAGGTGGTCACCCATCATGTGCTGCCGCTGGCGATGCCGGGCATCCTGACTGGAACCATCATCGGCATGGCGCAGGCACTCGGCGAGACCGCGCCGCTGCTGATGATCGGCATGATCGCCTTCATCGTCGACATTCCGGGCGGCTTCGCCGATCCCGCCACCGTGCTTCCGGTGCAGATCTATCTCTGGGCGGACAGTCCCGAACGCGCCTTCGTCGAACGCACTTCGGCCGCCATCATGGTGCTGCTGGCGTTCCTGATTTTCATGAATTTCGTCGCCGTCCTGCTCCGCAGGAAGTTCGAGCGGCGCTGGTAGGTTTCCGATGAGCGAGAAAGCAAAGATGAGCAAGACGAGCGGTTCCTCGGCCTCCACCGCGACGCCGAAGATGAAGGGCGACAAGGTCAAGGTCTTCTACGGCGAAAAGCAGGCGCTGATGGATGTCGATCTTGAGATCAAGCCGAACGAGGTGACGGCACTGATCGGTCCGTCCGGCTGCGGCAAGTCCACCTTCCTGCGCTGCCTCAACCGGATGAACGACGTCATCGACATCTGCCGGGTCGAAGGCAAGATCACCCTCGACGACGAGGACATCTACAGCTCTGACCTCGATCCGGTGCAGCTTCGCGCCCGGGTCGGCATGGTGTTCCAGAAGCCGAACCCGTTCCCGAAATCGATCTATGACAACATCGCCTACGGCCCGCGCATCCACGGCACGGCCGCGAGCAAGGCCGAGATCGACGAGATCGTCGAGACCAGCCTGACCAAGGCCGGCCTCTGGGAGGAGGTGAAGGACCGCCTGCTGGAACCCGGCACCGGTCTCTCCGGCGGACAGCAACAGCGGCTCTGCATCGCCCGCGCGATCGCGGTCAACCCGGAAGTGATCCTGATGGACGAGCCCTGCTCGGCGCTCGATCCGATCGCGACGGCGAAGATCGAGGAGCTGATCGACGAGCTGCGCGAGAACTTCACCATCGTGATCGTCACTCACTCCATGCAGCAGGCCGCCCGCGTCTCCCAGCGCACCGCCTTTTTCCATCTGGGCGAGCTGGTCGAGGTCGGCGATACCGAGCAGATCTTCACCAATCCGACGGATTCCCGCACCCAGGGATACATCACCGGGCGGTTCGGCTGATCCGGGCCATTGAGAGCACACAGATGCCGATGAACGACCACATTGTCCGCTCCTTCGACGAGGATCTCGATACCCTGAAAGCCAAGATCGCCCAGATGGGTGGGTTGGTCGAAGCGCAGTGTGAGTCCGCAGTCCGCGCCGTGCATCGCCGCGATCAGGCGCTGGCGCAGAAGGTGCGCGAAGCGGACGGCCGGATCGACGCGCTCGAGGCCGAGATCGAGGCGATGAGTCTCCGCCTGCTCGCGCTGCGCCAGCCGCTCGGCGGCGATCTTCGAACCGTCGTTGCCAGCCTCAAGATCGTCAGCGACCTGGAACGGATCGGCGACTATGCCGCCAATATCGGCAAGCGGGCGATCGTGCTCAGCGGCCTGCCGGAAATTCCGCCGGCCAACGGCATCGTGCGGATCGGCAGCCTGGTGAAGTCGCTGATCAAGGACGTTCTGGACGCCTATGCCGATGACGATCTCGAGCTCGCCGTCGCCGCCTGGCACCGGGACGAGGACATCGACGAGCTCTATACCAGCCTGTTCCGCGAACTCCTGACCTACATGATGGAGGATCCGCGCAACATCACGGCATCGACTCACCTTCTCTTCATTGCCAAGAACCTGGAGCGGATGGGCGATCACGCGACCAACATCGCCGAGACCGTGCACTTCCAGATCAAGGGAAAGAAAATGGAAGCGGATCGCCCGAAAGGCGAGGACGCCAGCTACGTCGTCGAAATGCCTGAGTAAGCGTTGAAATCGAGAGTAGAAGTCCGATGAATATGATGAGTCAGAAGATCCTGGTGGTGGAGGACGAGGCGCCGATCGTCACCCTCCTGCGCTACAATCTGGAACGGGAAGGCTTCGAGGTCCTGGAGGCCGGTGACGGCGAGGAAGCGATGCTTCTCGCGATGGAAAAGAACCCCGACCTGATCCTGCTCGACTGGATGCTGCCGCTGCTCTCCGGCGTCGAGGTCTGCCGCCGGCTCCGCCGCACGCCCGAGACCAAGGCCATCCCGGTCATCATGCTGACCGCCCGCGGCGACGAGGGGGACCGCATCCGCGGCCTCAATGCCGGTGCCGACGACTACATCACAAAACCGTTCAGCCCGAGCGAGCTGATCGCCCGCATCCGCGCGGTCCTGCGCCGGACGCGCCCCGCAAGCGACGCGGAAACGCTGCAGTTCGAGGATCTGGAAATGGACCTGGCCGCCCACAAGGTGCGCCGGAACGAGCGCGAGATCCATCTCGGCCCGACCGAGTTCCGGCTGCTGCGCTATTTCCTCGAGCATCCGGGGCGGGTGTTCTCCCGCGAGCAGCTGCTCGACCGGGTCTGGGGACCGGATATCTATGTCGAACCGCGCACCGTGGACGTGCATATCCGCCGTCTGCGCAAGGCGATCAACATCGATACCGAATCCGATCTGATCCGCACCGTGCGGTCGGCAGGCTACGCGCTCGACCGACCGAGCGCCGCCGCCTGATCAGTCCGCCGGCTAATCAGTCCAATGCCTGGGCCCCGCCGGTCTTCTCCGGCGGGAACATCCGCATCAGCACCAGAAGCAGGATCAGCCCCGGCACGGCGATCGCCGTCGAGGCGATGAAGAAGCCGATCCAGCCGATATGGTCCGTGACCGCGCCCGCACCGGAGCTCAGCACCGTGCGTCCGAACGCCATGAAGGACGAGAGCAGCGCGTACTGCGTCGCCGTGAAGGCGACATTGGTCAGGCTCGAGAGATAGGCGACGAACGCCGCCGTCCCCATCCCGCCGGTGAAATTCTCCACGCCGATCGTCACGGTCAGCATCCAGACATCGTGCCCGGCCAGCGCCTGGGCGACGAAGATGAGGTTGGACGCCGCTTGCAGCACGCCGGAGACCAGCAGCGCTTTGAGCAGACCGAGGCGCTTCACCAGCGCGCCACCGGCGAACAGCCCGACCAGCAGCGCCACCAATCCGAACAGCTTCGTGACTTCGGCGATCTCGGTCTTGCTGAAGCCGAGATCGATATAGAAAGGGTTCGTGAGTGTCCCGAGAAAGGCGTCCCCGAGCTTGTAGAGCAGGATGAAGGCGAGGATCAGCAGCGCGCCACGCCGGGTCAGAAACTCCGCGAACGGCTCGTAGACGGCGCTCCGCAGCCACTCTGCCGGGGTATTCGCCTTCGGTTCCGGGACACCGGTTTCCGGCTCCGGGCTGGATAGCACGGTGAAAATCCCGACCAGAACCAACCCGGCCATCGCAAGATAGGCGGTGAACCAGCCGGCCTGGTCCGCGACGATCAGCGCGCCCGCTCCGGCGGCGAGCATGCCGACACGGTAGCCGAGCGTATAGGCGGCCGCCCCCGCGCCCTGCTCGTCCTCGCTGAGAGATTCGATTCGATAGGCGTCAACGACGATGTCCTGACTTGCGGCGCAAAAGCTGACGACGACCGCGAAGAGCGCCATCAGCCAGGGTGTTGCCACCGGGTCGGTCGCGCCCATGAGCACAATCGCCGACATCAACAGAAGCTGTGTCGTCAGCAACCAGGCCCGGCGCCGCCCGAGCAACCGGCCAAGCAGCGGGACCGCGAGCCGGTCCATCAGCGGCGCCCAGAGGAATTTCAGCGTGAAGGGCGTCCCGACCAGCGCGAAGACGCCGATGGTCGTCAAATCGACGCCCGACTCCCGCATCCAGGCGCTGAGAGTCGAAAAGGAAAGCAGCAGCGGAAGCCCGCTTGAGAAGCCGAGAAGCAGGACGACCAGGACACGGCGTTTCAGATAAAGCGCCGCCGTCTCGACCGCCCAGTCACGGATGCCGCGCGCGGTCTCAAGCAAGCCGGGCCGCCAGCAGGTCTTTGAGATCCGCTTCGGGCCGCGCGCCGTAATGCGAGATCACTTCGGCGGCGGCGACGCTGCCGGCCCGGCCCCAGTCGGCCGGCGTCATGCCCTGGGTGTAGCCGTAGAGGAAGCCCGACGCATAGAGATCGCCGGCACCTGTAGTGTCGACCACCTTTTCGATCGGCTCCGCATCGATCACATGCACCTCGTCCTTGTGCAGCACGAGCGAACCTTTCGCCCCGCGCGTCACGCCGGCGGACTCGCAGCTCCAG
Proteins encoded in this region:
- a CDS encoding NADP-dependent malic enzyme, translated to MDDAKRMLEAEALEFHASGRPGKLEVAATKNLTTQRELALAYSPGVAYPCLAIEKDESKAYEYTAKGNIVAVISNGTAVLGLGDIGAQAAKPVMEGKSVLFKRFADVDGFDLEVDTKDVDEFVNCVRFLGKTYGGINLEDIKAPDCFIIEQRLKELMDIPVFHDDQHGTAIITSAGMINALDLTGRSLETAKMVVNGAGSAAIACVELLKSMGMKDENVIMCDSKGVIYQGRDAGMNQWKSKHAVDTPLRTLAEAVEGADIFCGLSAKGAMTQDMVKSMAARPIIFAMANPDPEITPEDVAAVRPDAIVATGRSDYPNQVNNVLGFPYIFRGALDVRASEINDAMKIAAANALAELAREDVPDEVGKAYGKTLHYGEGYLIPAPFDPRLIVRVSSAVAQAAMDTGVARKPIKDMNAYRAQLGARLDPTSSSLQVIFDRIRANPRRVVFAEGEEERVIRAAVAFRNGGYGTPVLIGREEVIKEQVARLGVKGAETLEVHNARLSEHNAAYTEMLYKRLQRKGHIHRDCQRMVNQDRNVFGACMVAAGHAEAMVTGLTRNFGVTHEYVTRVLDPKPGQRVMTYSIVVARGRTIFISDTNVNELPSAEELADIAIQTAEHARAFGHTPRVALLSFSNFGYPPREKAVRIRDAVKVLDERGVDFEYDGEMSADIALDHDLMKRNYPFCRLTGPANVLVMPALHSANITYKMLQALGGAAIIGPMLVGLEKPVQIVQMSATVTDLVNAAAIAAHDALTD
- a CDS encoding ATP-binding protein → MSEQPSDTQSGTTNDLPVALPVWDVFRGGLVVSLPAAIALGAIAALDAVEPLHAAGAWCLSLLIAMAIVRRHYSLLDAVKRHIQRRAGSNAPERASKAGDVLSNIAEGIGETAELASALTRLFRAIADRRNQLQALNERHVSIIDNIPDPLLFLNQKGRVQSMNRAAREQFGGRIMGRELSQVARDPALLEAGNAVLAHGGFRTVEISLSDPVIRVFNVRIEALPGEEEEQRSALVIFRDLTEIRRIESMRVDFVANVSHELRTPLATLHGFIETLRGPARDDLEAHERFLEIMDQQTSRMTRLVTDLLSLSRIEAAEHTAPDQEVALRPLVEHIAAATELSAARRGIRIALDIDQELPPLIANSDEISQVLQNLVENAIKYGREQSTVTVRATVATDLPASVSLQAEDIVAISVIDQGDGIPREHIPRLTERFYRVDTARSREMGGTGLGLAIVKHIVSRHRGALTIDSKVGKGSTFTVFLPCRAPGVMKPKHLAAG
- a CDS encoding substrate-binding domain-containing protein; its protein translation is MLRNSLLKAIPLALAGVVAIAAAAEARDQIRIVGSSTVFPFSTSVAETFGKTSGFKTPVVESTGSGGGLKLFCAGVGVQHPDITNASRRIKKSEVETCAKNGVTDVVEVKIGFDGIVIGNAKDGATFNVTKQQLFLALAAEVPVDGKIVKNPYNKWSDIDKSLPDQEIEVLGPPPTSGTRDAFVELAMRPGAKSFKMLADMRKADKKAFRKISDSMREDGKFIEAGENDNLIVQKLQANPVAMGIFGFSFLDQNSDKIKGASVAGVQPTFDNIAAGEYGISRSLYFYVKSAHIGVVPGIEEYVAEFTSEKAIGDEGYLTDKGLIPLPQADREKYRAAAANKTNLTM
- the pstC gene encoding phosphate ABC transporter permease subunit PstC; translated protein: MNSFFLLLVVIGLSVAGYAAGRARSVLAASGDVRILHSLPSYYGMFVALGCGLPAILLLALWLIIQPQIVEHMVMAGLDPSIMPQNADEYSLMLTDIRNLASGNAVSREASPAIMAAMERYKSLQNIGFWGMGAGVVCVAMLGLVWARSQVSRNFRARNAVEGIIRVLLIICSMIAILTTVGIVLSLIFESLRFFARVPFFDFLFGIHWSPQTAIRAEQVGASGSFGAVPLFAGTMLITLIAMLVAGPIGLLSAIYMAEYANPKFRAVAKPMLEILAGIPTVVYGFFAALTVAPLIRGWGESIGLDVASESALAAGVVMGIMIIPFVSSLSDDVINSVPQSLRDGSYGLGATKSETIRHVIIPAALPGIVGAFLLAVSRAIGETMIVVMAAGLAANLTANPLEAVTTVTVQIVTLLVGDQEFDSAKTLAAFALGLVLFFVTLGLNVIALRVVRKYREKYD
- the pstA gene encoding phosphate ABC transporter permease PstA; this translates as MNSKPGTAEIRRPTASGERLKKRYAAERRFRLYGLCSILAAGLMLVFLVGSIAGTGWSAFLQTYVKLSITFDAEYLDPAGTGDPEQLQNADYGALMKKNLRDNFPEVTGRSDKRKLYNFVSPNAGYVLRNMVIADPSLAGRTLDLWVKASDDVDMLAKGYVDRGEAEGNRRVSDTELGWYDKLDGADRVETRFNTDFFVNADSREPEEAGILGAVTGSALTLLITLLLSFPVGVMAAVYLEEFAPKNNWTDLIEVNINNLAAVPSIVFGLLGLAMFLNFFGFPRSAPLVGGMVLALMTLPTIIIAARSALKAVPPSIREAALGLGASPLQVVTHHVLPLAMPGILTGTIIGMAQALGETAPLLMIGMIAFIVDIPGGFADPATVLPVQIYLWADSPERAFVERTSAAIMVLLAFLIFMNFVAVLLRRKFERRW
- the pstB gene encoding phosphate ABC transporter ATP-binding protein PstB gives rise to the protein MSKTSGSSASTATPKMKGDKVKVFYGEKQALMDVDLEIKPNEVTALIGPSGCGKSTFLRCLNRMNDVIDICRVEGKITLDDEDIYSSDLDPVQLRARVGMVFQKPNPFPKSIYDNIAYGPRIHGTAASKAEIDEIVETSLTKAGLWEEVKDRLLEPGTGLSGGQQQRLCIARAIAVNPEVILMDEPCSALDPIATAKIEELIDELRENFTIVIVTHSMQQAARVSQRTAFFHLGELVEVGDTEQIFTNPTDSRTQGYITGRFG